In Bacillales bacterium, the genomic window ATCCTTTTCGGCAACAACAAACCGAACGATCGAAACGGACGATCCGTCCGTTCAAAAATCCGTAAGCAAAAGGGCCGCCCGCAGGTTCGGCCCTTTTCGCAAACGATCCGCTAATAAAAGAAAGGTCCGTACGGCCGGTAGAACGCGATCGATCCGAGCGCAACCCCGAACAATCCTCCGAGAAAGCCGCCGGCGAAAGAACCGCCGAAACCGCCCCATAAAAAGGTGCCCCTCGCAGGCGGTCCGCCCGGTCCGTCATCAAGAATCGGTCTTATATAAACATGGGTGCGGTCACAATGATCTACCACACCGCGATGCACTTCACCGCCGTGACAAGTAATTTCCACCGGTTTTCCGGCCAAGCCTTGAAATTCTTGGTAAAGCCTGTGTGACATCTTGCTTCCTCCTAACCAAGCGTAAATGAAAAATGGTATGCCTTGTCGTAATTGCGGCTCCCTTTCAATCTATGACAGCTTGACAAATTAGCAAGGGACAAACATGGAAATCGCGACATTTAACAAGGGACAAATTCGTATGAGACTATCGATTCCGACCTATGCTTCCTGAAGCCGTATGCCGCAATTGATTCAGTTAACCATGCAAACGGCGGATTTCAAAAGCTTCCGCGAAGTCGCTGTAGATCGACTGTCCTCTGAATTTCGCCTTGACTTTTAAAAACTCCGGGTTCGTAGGATGACGTACAGAGCCGGTTTGCGTTCCGTAAGCTTTTAACGCTTCCGCTTTCTTCCGGGTCTCCTCTTCTGTCAACGGAACAAAAAAATTAGGTTGAAAGCTAAACTCACCGTCCGTTTCGTAAACAATGAGCGAACCGTTCCAAAAATAAGGTCGAGCAGCCGTTAAGACCGCTTCATGGACAGCTGTATGATCCTGATGTTTCGTCTTCGTAGGGAGATAGATAACGGTAGGCTGAAATTGCTCGATTTCCCGTTCGATCTTCGACACCAACTCGATTTTCGGCAGAGCATCTAATTTGCCGTGATAGTGAACCGACTTTGTTTCGGAATACAAAATACGGACATCCTGGATTCCGATGAGTTGATGAGAGTGTTCCAATTCATTTCGCCGAACCGATCCTTCGTACGTCTCGTATTGTTTTTTTTCCTTGTCGTATTTAGGGTAGTTTCCGTACACAAAAGAAGCGATCACCACGCGTACCGCGCTTTCGTTCTGTAAATATTTTTGAATCACTCCCCCGCATCCGATGATCTCGTCATCCGCATGCGGAGCCATGATCAACACTCGTTGATTTTCATATTTCATCGGTTTCATTTCACACCTCCAACGCATTTCCGATTCTTTCTTCTATTGTAAGCGCTGACGAGGAGGACTGCGACGGCGCGAGCGGATGGTTCATGCGAAATAGGTGGTCAAGCCGATGATGAACACCCGAACGCCGGCAACGGATCGACATAAATTGAATTTGAGAAACAAATTTTAAAGCACTCGTTTGGGGAGTTAGACGATGAATCGAACATTAACTCTATTAATTACCGGAGTCGGTTCGCCCGGTGCCCCCGGCGTCATTAAATCGTTGCGTTCGGTGCAAGACCGGCGCTTCAAGCTCGTCGGGATCGACATGAGTCCGAACCATGCAGCAAAGCAGATGGTCGATCAATTTGCGATTGGACCGAAAGCTGCCGATGCCGATTTTGTTGAAAAAACACTCGAGCTATGCGCGGATGAAAAGGTGGATGTCGTTCTGCCGATGGTCACTGCAGAACTGCTTGTCTTTGCAAAAAACAAACAACGATTTTCCGAAATTGGAACGACGGTCTCGGTTTCCGATGAAAAACGGTTGAAGCCGGTCATCCATAAAGGGCAACTGTTTGAAACGCTGAAGCGGAAAGGAATTCAAGTTCCTGAACATGTTCGCGTCCATTCTCCCGCGCAGTTGCGCCGAGCTTTTCAGGATTTAGGGTATCCGAACCGGCCGGTTTGCTTTAAACCCGTCATTTC contains:
- a CDS encoding PIG-L deacetylase family protein → MKPMKYENQRVLIMAPHADDEIIGCGGVIQKYLQNESAVRVVIASFVYGNYPKYDKEKKQYETYEGSVRRNELEHSHQLIGIQDVRILYSETKSVHYHGKLDALPKIELVSKIEREIEQFQPTVIYLPTKTKHQDHTAVHEAVLTAARPYFWNGSLIVYETDGEFSFQPNFFVPLTEEETRKKAEALKAYGTQTGSVRHPTNPEFLKVKAKFRGQSIYSDFAEAFEIRRLHG